In Haliscomenobacter hydrossis DSM 1100, the DNA window GTATTCAACTCCGGATTGGCGGTTGTTGTGGAACACCCTCCAGCGGTCGTTGAGTCCGTTGAAACTGATGTCGGTCAGTTCGCGGTCAAAACCGATGGGTAAAATAACTGGGGCGCGGTTTTCGATGTCTACCAAAATGAAAGTTGTACCGAGGTTCAGGGCTTCGCGTTGCAAGGCATCGCGATCGCGGTAGGAGGAATAGTATGTTTTGATGCGGCCAAGTTCGTCGTAAGCACGGCGGGCCGGGGTTTTATCTTTGCTGCGCCGGGCTTGTGCCAATAAATCCGTGGCGTAATTGTAGTGGTATTCGGCTGCTTTTTCGCGGGCTTCAGCCAAGAGGCCATCTACCCTCACAAATCGGAAAGAGGCTTTGTAGCCCCGGCGGTCTACCAGCGGAACCAATGGCTCTACCAATTGCTGGCGGCGCAAAATGCGTTGGTAAATGTCGAATACTCTGGGCCAGGATTCAGCGCGCAAATCGGTTTTGAGGCGTTCGGCTTGGTCCATGTCGCGGGTGGTGGCTTTTTCAAAAGCAAACTCCACGGTGCGTACCAGTTCTTCATTTTTGCGTTCCTTGCCAGCCAGGCGGTTTACACTGCGTTCGATGGCTTGGTCGTAGTCACCTACTTCGGCCAATTTAACGGGAGAAGCGCAAGAGATGACCATTATGGCCAATGCGGTAGTCGTGGTGATGCTGGAAATAATGTGCTTCGGTGTCATGGCAGTGTATTTGAGCTTGTGATACCTCAAAGTTACTACTGCCATGAATACCAATGCACTATGGAGAAGTTAAGATATATTTGTTAAAAAGTTAAATTGTGGGGGGAGGTGTTAATGTGTGTTAAGGGGGAAGGAAATCAACTACCCATCGAAACTTCCAATTGTGTATTCTGCGATTTGGCTCTTTCTGCAATACCCCAATCAATTCCCTTGTACCCTCCAATCCTCCTCTTCATCACCATCTCCAATATCATCAATAGCCGTATTTTTATGCTCCTCCATAAATTTGGCCATGTAAGCGTCCTTTTCGGCTTGGATCTCTTGCAAAATGGCCAAAGACTGCGGACTGGCCGAAACATAATCCTTTAACTCGTCGGTCAGGAACATTTTGCCCGCTTCCTCGTCTTCGGACCAACAGCAATTGAGCCCCGTTTCACACCAGGGGCGTTGCATACAATCCGGACAATAGCCGCTACAACCATCAAAAAACCAACCGCCACCACCCGGACTGTTCAGCTCAAATTCCTCACCAATCCATTCCATGACCGCTTTGTAGACCAGTCGGGCAGGAATTCCTTCATTGAGGCTAATCCCATATCCGGCTTGTTCAACGGCATCCAGCAGTTTTTCCAATTCAGCTTCTATCTCCGCTTCGGGGATTTCAGCCGGATTTTTGATTTTGAAAGTTTTGGGCAATTGCTCGCTGATGGTTTTGCGGATGGGTTCTCCTTGGAGCCATAATTCAAAGCGGTACCAGTCACTTTCTGGCGAGATACCGGGCGAGATCGGAGGAAAACAATAATCACCCTCTTCCAATTCCATTACTTCCTGGCTGCCGTATTGCTGGTATTTTTTCACAAAAGTCAGCAGGTTTTCGAGCCGCCGATTTTCCAGATCCAAATCCATTGGCGTGAAGGTGAATACCTCGGCCAGATTTAAGCCCAAATCTTTGAATGCTTGCTTGAAGCGCAAGTTCTGCTGGTAAGGTACAAGCTCTGGGTTTGACATGATGTTTTGCTTTTAAAAAGTAAAGAATACAGGGTGATTAGCAAAACATTCACTTGTGACAAAAGTAATTAATTGTTTTTTTGTTTCAAAATAAAATTTAAACCAAATTTCAAAACAATAGACTTGTTGCGACGGGAGCGCTTGAGATCAAAAATAAGGGATTTTTTTCCTGATTGAGTCTTATTTTAGAGTGCGTAGCAGCGCTACGGACGAAAAAATAAACGAAAAGCAGGGAGAAAAGACCATTTTTGAGCCAAGCAGTCTCCCTTCGCAACAGGTCTAATATTCACTCCGCCCAAATCATCGCCAAATGGACAATCGTCTCCACCGCTTTTTCCATATCCTGCACCGAGACCCATTCCTGTTTGGAATGAAAAGCGTGTTCTCCGGCGAAAATATTTGGACAGGGCAACCCCATGAACGAAAGCCGGGAACCATCTGTACCGCCACGTATGCTCGAAGCAATAGGCTCTATTCCGGCCCGCCGAATGGCCTCCAGGGCGAACTCGCTCACCTGTGGATGTTGATCCAGTACCTTTTTCATGTTGCGGTACTGTTCGTGAAACTGAAGCTCAAAACGGGAGTTCGGATAGTGTTGCATCACCTCCTCTACCAGCTGGTGCAGAAAGGCTTCGTGTGCGGCAAGTCCTTCGTCGGTAAAATCGCGGATGATGAAATGGATGACCACTTTTTCGGCAATACCCTCCATGTTCACCGGGTGGATGAAGCCATCACGGCCAGCCACGGCCTCCGGGGTGAGGCGGTCTTTGGGCAAACGCGCCAAAACATCTCCGGCAATTTTGAGGGCACTTTCCATTTTTCCTTTTGCAAAGCCGGGATGTGCACTCACGCCGTGCAGAATCAGGGTGGCAGCATCGGCACTAAAGGTTTCATCTTCGAAGGCACCGAGGTTTTCTCCATCGATGGTGTAGCCAAAGTCAGCGCCGAGTTTTTGGAGATCTACTTTTTCTACACCGCGTCCAACTTCTTCGTCGGGCGTGAACAGAATTCGAATCTTGCCATGGGGAATTTCGGGGTGTTGTAGTAAATATTGGGCGGCGTCCATGATTTCGGCCACTCCTGCTTTGTTGTCGGCGCCCAGAAGGGTAAGGCCGCTGGCCGTGACGATGTCGTTGCCCATTTGCTCCGCCAGGTTGGGATGGTCTTTGAGGCGAATCACCACCGTG includes these proteins:
- the pepT gene encoding peptidase T gives rise to the protein MLPPIQHSVLERFLRYVQIDTQSDPHSKTFPSTEKQKDLGRVLAQELQAIGASDAHMDEHGYVYATLPATVDKPVPVICFCSHMDTSPDSSGTHVKPIVHPNYDGRDLVLPDDPTVVIRLKDHPNLAEQMGNDIVTASGLTLLGADNKAGVAEIMDAAQYLLQHPEIPHGKIRILFTPDEEVGRGVEKVDLQKLGADFGYTIDGENLGAFEDETFSADAATLILHGVSAHPGFAKGKMESALKIAGDVLARLPKDRLTPEAVAGRDGFIHPVNMEGIAEKVVIHFIIRDFTDEGLAAHEAFLHQLVEEVMQHYPNSRFELQFHEQYRNMKKVLDQHPQVSEFALEAIRRAGIEPIASSIRGGTDGSRLSFMGLPCPNIFAGEHAFHSKQEWVSVQDMEKAVETIVHLAMIWAE